Part of the Pieris brassicae chromosome 5, ilPieBrab1.1, whole genome shotgun sequence genome is shown below.
CGCAACAATACTAAAGCGGTGCACTTCTGTGGAGCTGCGGCTCCAACAAAATTTTAGAAAGCATAGCCAACAGGATGGACTGTGCAGGTAGAGGTTTGCggaaataaaaagatttcttGTACtctttatttcttttactAAATCTACTATTTACTCCtacgataatattttatataatcatataaaatacaactCTAGGACTCCTTACATAAACTTTGTCTTTCCTACTAACCGTTACTTactatgattaattaattaaccaatggcgctacaaccttttgagGTCTGGgtatcagatttctgtatctgtttcatgatcatgtgtaaattgaataggccttctgtgcctgacgcacgccgtcgattttttagGTCaaaggtaagccggtttcctcacgatgttttccttcaccgttcgagcgaatgttaaatgcgcacatggaaagaaaatccattggtgcacagctggagatcgaacctacgacctcagggatgagcgtcgcacgctgaagccactaggccaacactgctcttactATGATTAATCTATGATAATTACTTTTGCTTGTTATGCCTTAACACAGAAACCAATCCGGTTtttctagatttttaaattaagtatatataattaaaaatacaccaCCAAACAAATTGTTTAGCAATTGAGATACATaactatattttctttatgatTGTGATTCTGGGTTCCATCCTCggagaaataatatttgtttcaggtaggtaggtaggttggtatttatttagttgGGTTCCGGTTAATAAGGACTGCCGTAGAGGTTAGATCGTTTGATGAACATATTTTTGTGCTTTATAAGagattataagtaaataatacgGTACAAAACACTTCTCACGAGAATAtgtttatacaaaaaagtGAATCTatgttatgtatgtaattatgacaattttatgtaacaatTGAGTCTCCGTTCACTACTGCTTAAAATTccaaaatgataattattatttacgacACTATCCACAGTCTCTTTTACGTTTAAATGTCAGTCAAGTTTACTTTAAAATCAAGAAGTgtccttaatattatatatcttttgtCATACACAATATACCATCAAAAATAGTTAtctatattagttatttatggAGTTTAGATGTTACAGATGTATCGTATGTTATGCACAAATAGCGTCGCTAAATAAATTGATCTTTAAATTAGAATCATATAAAACACATTAGTcttgttttaactttatatttgtgtttgtaTGTACATcagtttacattatttaagccgtgttgttattttttacaggTAGTGAGCGTATGGAGCAGCGTATGTGAACGGGCTTATCCGGGCAATAGCTGGAGCGGTGTAGGCGTAGCTATGAGCGATCAGCGGAGCGCGAGCGACGGCCACGGGAGCCACAGCAGCGACAGGGGCGATGATGGCGGCAGAACGCTTCTTCAAGATGTGGGCGCCGTTCAAAGCTTTGGCGGTGTAGTGGGCAGCACGGTCCAAGTTAACATCCAAGGTGTCCAAAGGCCTGCCGTCAGCGCCCAAAATGTTGGCGGGCTGGCCGGGGGCGAGGGAAAGTGGGCCACGGTAGTTGGAGGGAGCTATAAGTGGAGCGGCGTAGGCGAGACGAGCAAAGGGTGCGATAAGAGGGGCAGCGAAGACCGATCGTTTCTTCAGCAGATGGATACCACTGTCGAGAGCCTTGGCAGTAAGGTGAGCTGACCGATCCAAGTTAACTTCAAGAGTGTCCAAAGGCCTGCCATCAGCGCCCAAGATGTTGGCGGGCTGGCCGGGGGCGAGGGATAGTGGCCCCCGGTAGTTGTAAGGCTGGTAGTAAGGTGCGGCGTAGGCCAAGGGTGCGTATGGTGATATGTAACCCCCAAACAAACCCGTGGCGGAGGCCGCCGCCAATACGCAAGACAACACCACCAGCTTCATCATTTTGATAGGTTGGTCTGTGTTGATTCCTGTGCTCACACTGATGCTGTCGGAACGCAGCAAACGTCTTATATACTTGCATCATAATTTAACTAGTTGGGCGTCGCCGGAAAACATCGCTGACCATGAGAAGGACTacttttattttgacttttatattatgtttaatatggaTCAGGGCGTTTTTTTGTATCTCGTGTTTTTTGCACTACTAATCTGGATTTTCGATTGTATAGTGCTTTTACGAAGATAAATCTGCAATAATATGTTGTCTGTCTATTATATTGACTAAATTAAAGTTTACTATAACTCCTTCCTTCCTTTTTCTGATTacttatatatcttttttgtattaacaGAAGCCTATACAATGTATTATATGCCCATGTTAGTAGATAAAGCGCGGCGAACTTGATAAACATTGGTATTTTGCATTGTGGCGGAATGCCTTATAGTGtaagattatattaaacattccACATAAAATGGAACGAGAAGGTTGTAATTTAACTTAAGTAcaacaaacatataaatataatatgtaacatTCTATACAATCAATAAAAGAGTTGGCTTTAGCATTAAGTTTCATATTATCTtgatctatatttatattataatgaacgAGGGCGTACGGCAAAAGGTTATTTCACACTTCTTAAATATTGTCCGCATAATTAGtgaaaacaattgaattaaacagtttttactTATCTGTTTTAAAAACACCTATCTGCTTTTTTAAACTAAGTGTTTagattttgtttctttaaatagATTCAATATCTACGTTGTAAATACATGTGTAAGTTGTATTTTTGTAGATGCACtgaaaaactttgttttaaataaccaCCTTTAGAAACAGAATACTTTAAAAACTACggtagatatatttatattgcaaCATATATAGGGTAAcacgttttaataaatgaataattcaaGCCTCTTTGTAAATCTACGTCACTTGTCTTCAGCGACCTAAATATTGGCTAACAGCGCGTGTCTTGAGTTTTTACAATTACGTGCCAaacatatactttaataaattcttatattcttAACCAGAATACAAAAGCTTTAATTTAGAGAAAAAACCTGAAATAAGTTTTAGAAAACAATTGAGTTACAAGGACCGAACATTAAATAGCTGATTAGGAAAATAagttaatgatttattattttatatataaaagataaaattgcGTAATGCTTGAACAAAAGTACAAAACTTTGGCAATTTAGACTTGAATGATTTTACGAATTTTAACTAATTGCGtagttaaatatacatttttgttcaagaatattaaatacaattgtgTCTAGTTCAAAcgcgtttatatatatagcaaaaaaatatatattattattaactgtgATAAATACACGTGATTTAATTCTGTTTAAAGggtgttttaataaatataaaaaaactagaaTCTTCAAAAACACGATTTTCGTAATAAGTTTTTACTTAATAGCAGTGGAAATGAAAATTGTTATAAGGTTTCGATTCTTTCTATCCATTATATTGacgtatattttttagttaaaattgtaaacCTGTAATTCAGTTTTCTCTGAATAATAATCTATAAGTTCCTACTAaagaaaatgaattcaaatatttaacgcGGACTACAAAATGCTGTAGTCCTAACAAAATAATGTGTAATGAAttacttattttcttttttatgacattgtttatactttattagtCTATTGACAAGAATGCAAGTAAATATATGGATATCGAACTCAAGGATATCCTGTAGCTTACTTGAGTTGCTACTTTTCGTCCGCAGATTAACTACGTGGTGATTATGATCACgccttaaaattttaaataacttttttcatttttaaaatttaaatgaaaatgcaatgcaaataataaagagaaaatgtaatcctacatttaaaattttcaaaatgtacgtaaacaaaacaaatgccTTGCGCCAGCTCTTCCGTTATATCAATTTACTGCGTTCCAGTAAATGCTACCATTTacattgtaatttttgtttgaattcTATTTGCTTAGTGATGTTTGTTGTAACTCTGTGGAGCTCCTTCATAAAGTACCTCATTTGATTATCCAAACAGTGTGCATTtagtaaaatacatatacaaattatcgtaatataatgaaaagacaatgtaaaaaaataaaaacaggtCGAAGACATGGAATTAAAtagctattataataattagtcaTTCGCCGTATCAACCACGCTTTTTGCTTTGTTAGCGCTCCTAAAACATATATCCATATTGTATATGTTTACTAAGGACCCCTAGCACTACCATagacttattatttttcctgAATCACGTTTCCTAGAAGAAATCCGATGCTCTCGTAATAGTTTATGTTATCTGGTCattgctatttatttattaggaaaCATACATATGTGTTCGAGAGTAACAgcatataaatagtaaacaaataggacatataacttaaaataatagaaacgttataaagtcaaatataaaatcaaacagaaacaaaaataatttttatttacaatattcttaaccaatagtaataatgataattaaaaatggaaaaatataaaactaaaataaatttaaataattttgtcccTGTAGCAGGGTAACTTTATTCCTGGCTACATCTATCACGGCAGCACGGTAGGTCTAGTAGCAAtatggtaaaaaaattactaaaatatcaatgaaaaaaaggaaaacaatACATTGTTTATggtaagaataataattttaagtgtataatctatttttaaatgaaacagTAGATGAGTGCGAAAACACGCCGACATTAGTTATTtggtaagtttaaaaaaatattttagtaataaacaaTCAAATTAGTAAGTAACGAGTTCAAACTTCGTCATCTTTAGCGCGAAACAcgtcatatttattataattaattttaacactttaaatattaaaaatttgaccCTATAAAAGAGTATCTATATATAGAAGTGACAATAACTAACTTGAACGTATTCGTTCAATTAACGAATCcgagataaaaaaaacatgcattactatttatttaaattatgaaaaggATTTACGTAGACAAGGTCGTGAACattagttaatatataaaaattaggttaattattaattgcgTGAAAATATGTTAGTTTCAAAGTTATAAAATGAAGTAGTTAAATCGTTACACAATAGTATTTTTGcaattcattatattaaatattagacTTTTTAGtgtccattttttttaattgtatactgTCGCACTTTGTAGTAGTAtggtaaaagaaatattataatagtcttgtattaatgttaatataattaatgtcgACTCAGCGATGGACggataaattgaaaaaaattatatcccAACGTCACATACTACTTTGTATTTCATATTTCTTtagcttattttattaaataattagcgGCAATATAAGAAGCCTATAGTTTTTTACGAagcaacaaattatttattttatataatatgggttttattcaattatcgTACATACTACATAATGTAgagtattaaaatttgaagATGAATAATGTACTTGTacccaatatttttatatttatttagtttcctAGATTTTTGTCATGAGCAATTAAgtgaatattatgttttaaacataaaactatTATCGTTTTGCCAGGAATCGAACCAATTTATCTttaacgaatgttaaatgcagtttaaattgttttatgatcGAATAAGAATATTGAAttcaaataagaataaaatatatcattaggATACAATCTAACACGTGACAACAAGAATAATAGAAAGACCAAcactaatactttaatttgcTACACTTTGATGACATTTAGTACAAATCGACGGTGATGAACGGTCCCGGTCGTGCTTCTAGATGGCCTTGTTAAGTAAATATCAACTTCCCGGACGGCCTTCTTGCACCGGTTTACAATACAAGACCGCCCTTAGTTTTGAGATAGCTTTCTATAAATACGATAAGGGGCATTGTTTTCACATCAGTTCCTCGACCGAACAACACAGACCAAGATGTTCAAATTGGTGGTGTTGTCTGCTCTCCTCGCTGCGGCGGTGGCTACCCCAGGAGTCTTTATTTCTCCATTCGCCCCGCTAACTTACACCTCTACGGTGGTATCCCCAGCTACCACAACTATCACAAACCAGGCCAGCAGTGTCATCCACCCATCACCTCTTGTGTACTCTTCACCCTTGGCGTACTCCGCGTACCCAGCTTACACGCACTTGATCAAGAAGCGGTCTGCACCATTGGCTGTTAGCACCTACATCGCACCGTCAGCCTACGTAGCTCCATGGACGACATACTCTGCACCAATCCCGACCTTTGCTGCATCGGCAATCACCGCTGCCTACACTACACCGTTCTACAGGACTGCCCCAGTAATCAGTCACTTGATTAAGAAACGTTCAGTTGCCATTCCCTTAATCGCCCCTACGGCGTACTCACACACTTCTAGAGTAGACTTCCGGTCAACTCCAGCAGTATCTACTTACACAACCTACTCCGCCCCTCTCACCTACTCCAGGCCAGTTCTTACCCACTTAtactagattaaaaaaaaacaattagcTGAAACCCACTGCCGAACTCCGActgaaaacataaataatgtcaaaatttTCTTACACCAATAACAGCATTAGAAAATGTACATACTACTTTTAGATGATGTTAATAAAACCAGAGcgaacgaaatatttttttttatttatactaaaaaatttagaacatccaacatttaataagttttaaataaaatcaatggcaataaaaatacataaaatgaaatttaagcTGTCAAAATATACTGCACAGTGTTTAAATAGtagaaactatttataatgtataattattaaatccatttatttacttattaaataaataaacaacaacaatAGCTACCacttatacattattattatatttttatcaggtctaaaattgattttattatgaaatattatttttctcttgTCTATCGGATGTTCCAAAGCTCTCCTTAACGTCAGgttatgaaaaaattaaaacgcaATTAGAGTTAAGACTAAAGCATTGACGACACAACAGTATCACCTTTTCCCTCATAGCCGATATATGAATAGTAGTTGACATTCATCACCGGAGACgacgaatagaaaaaaaatacaaaaaattatcttatGGATGTTACGTTACAACTCACGAGGTCGAGGTTTTATAGATAAGTAACGGTAGATGCGCAGGATTGCGCGATCGTGATTCAAGTTCTCGGTCGGAGATGACAGGTTGTTACATCACTAGGGGCAATAGCCTGATTAAGATGCATGCATGTTTATGAATGATTTAACTACGTTATACCTTCAttcgattaatttatttaaccgcACACAACtatcattaaattaacataCTTTATTGAGCATTCAATTCAGTGAAGAGTCTAGGATTGGCATACGCCTGTAAGTTTTTACTATCTTCATATATTTCGTCTATACTCAAAGAGCCAAGTAAAAAAGCGTGAGTCACCTTAGTCCTATCTTATAATACTTCTAATCAGCCTACAAAGAGGTAAATTCCgtgtttttgttaaatgttcAGAGAGTGTGACGAATCTATTATTATCCACTAAGCCCTGTCACCTCCAAATTGTAGTATAAGAGGAATAGATCAGGCATGGCGTGTTAGTCAATACCTGAGTATCACAAGCGCTATCAAACGATCAATAATGTTGAGGCTTCTGTGTCTTTGTGCGTTTATCGTATTGTCTCAAGGCTATGCGGTACCGGCCGCACACACAGTTTCTGTGCCAGTTGCAGTGCCTTATGTAAGTCACGGATATGGTGGTCATGGTTATGCTGGTCATGGATATGGATGGGGCCATGCTCTTGGACATGGATTGCCTCATTATGGACACCATATTTGGAAGAGATCGCCCTACTATGTCCGCACACATGGTAGCCTTGCACCGCATATTGCTCCCGTTGCAGTGTCACATCAAGCAAGAGTAGACGTTCATTCATCCCCTGTGGTTGCGGTACctgttataaaacaaattgtagTACCTTTCGTACCACTTCATAAACCTATTGGACACTATGGTGGTGTTTACGGACATCCCCACTTAGGGCATTACTAAGCTAAGACCTGCGCTGACTTGTAATTATATCagaaaaaaagttttgtaacACGGAAATCAAGGttgtatcaaaaatataaataaagaaatgttaATGTATTTA
Proteins encoded:
- the LOC123709484 gene encoding uncharacterized protein LOC123709484 — its product is MYKSIVLFCVLAVAAAKPTLVAPVAYSNVAPVAYSAVAPEVYNIAPVYSAVAPVAYSSVVSPAVSSVSQHSTSVVHGSPAVSAVYANYAPVVTAYSTLAQAPGSPAVVLDPVHGVPLDTPEVVAHYQAKCKYIRRLLRSDSISVSTGINTDQPIKMMKLVVLSCVLAAASATGLFGGYISPYAPLAYAAPYYQPYNYRGPLSLAPGQPANILGADGRPLDTLEVNLDRSAHLTAKALDSGIHLLKKRSVFAAPLIAPFARLAYAAPLIAPSNYRGPLSLAPGQPANILGADGRPLDTLDVNLDRAAHYTAKALNGAHILKKRSAAIIAPVAAVAPVAVARAPLIAHSYAYTAPAIARISPFTYAAPYAHYL
- the LOC123709317 gene encoding cuticle protein 16.5-like, with the translated sequence MFKLVVLSALLAAAVATPGVFISPFAPLTYTSTVVSPATTTITNQASSVIHPSPLVYSSPLAYSAYPAYTHLIKKRSAPLAVSTYIAPSAYVAPWTTYSAPIPTFAASAITAAYTTPFYRTAPVISHLIKKRSVAIPLIAPTAYSHTSRVDFRSTPAVSTYTTYSAPLTYSRPVLTHLY